The Bifidobacteriaceae bacterium genomic interval CAGAACGCCAGGCCGACCAGGCCCAGTGAGATCCAGGCGCCGTGGCTGAACTTGGTGACCACCACGATCACCAGCGCCACCGCGGTCAGAGCCAGGCCGACCGCGTTGACCGCGCGGGAGAAGACCATGCGGCGGCGTTCGACCGGGGTCTTGGCCAGCGGCAGTTTGGCGTTCCAGTGCCGCAACATGCCCAACTGGGAGATGGTGAAGGACAGGAAGACGCCCACAATGTAAAGCTGGATCAGGCGGGTGACGGAGGCGCCCATCAGCCAAATCAGCGCCGCGGAGCCCACCCCCAGGGTGACGGTCCCGTGGGCCGCCACTCTCCGGTCGGAACGCCGGTAGAACTGTTTGGGGAGGAACTCGTCTTGGGCCAGCATCGACATGAGAGCCGGGACCCAGCGGAACGCGCTTGAGGCCGCGAGGATCAGCAACAGGCCGACCAATGCGATCACCATCACATAGACGGGTCGGGCACCCGCGAACACGGTGTCAGCGATCTGAGCCCACAGCGGGTCTTGGTGGAAATCGGCTGGCACCGGCCGTCCGTCCGGGTAGCGCAGTTGAGCCGCCGGATTGGCGACAAAGACCGCCCCGACGCGATCCGCCAGAACCAGGGTGCCGATCAGCAATCCGGCGCAGGCCACCCCCAGGAACGCCAGCGACCGAGCGGCGTTGCGGGCTTTGGGATCCCGAAAGCGCTGGACGCCGGTGGAGATGGTTTGCACGCCGGCCAGCGCCACGGCGCCGGAGGAGAAGGCCCGCAGGGCCAGGAAGGCGCCGCCCAGGGCCGTCAAGCCGTTGGCAAAGCCGCTGGCGGGGACCAGTTCCAAGCCGTCGGCGGGGGCTGGGCCCAACGATCCGGCCAGCGCCTCGATCCCCCCCACCAACGCCGTCAGAGCCAGCGCGCCAATGAACCCGTAGACGGCCAAAATAACGGTGTTGTCGAGGGCTTTCAGCCCCCGCAGAGAGGCCAGCATGATGAGCGCCACCAGGCCCACGGCGACCAGTCTGGTGTGGTCCTCGATCGCGGGGAGGACCGCGGCCAGGTACTGGGCGCCGCAAGACACGGACACGGCCACCGTCAGGAGCGAGTCGACCATGGCGGCGCCGCCCACCAGGCCGCCGGCCGCCAAACCCAGGTTCTGTTTGGCGACGGCGTAGTCTCCACCGCCTTCCGGATATTCCTTGATGGTTTGCCGGTAGGAGGCGATCACCACGGCCATGATCACCCCGATCGCCAATCCGACCCATGGCGACAGCGAAACGCCGGCCAGTCCGGCGGCGGCCAGGGTGAGCAGGATCTCATCTGGGGCGTAGGCCACCGAACTGAGCGCGTCGGGCGCCAGCAGCGGCAGGGCGTAACGTATGCGCAGCGGCCGCGGCTTCGCCCGGGGCGCGAACTCGCGGGTGGGGCGCCCCATGACCAACCGGCCCAGGGCCCCCATCACGTCTGGCATACCGCCAGCCTATTACGGCCGCCGGCCGGCCGCCGTGCCAGAATCGAACTGTGCATTTCATTGTCATGGGCTGCGGGCGGGTCGGGGCCGCCGCCGCGACCGCGCTGGAAGCCCACGGGCACACCGTGGCCGTGATCGACCAAGAACCCGCCGCCTTCCGCCGTTTGCCGCCCGACTTCGCCGGCCAGCGGGTCACCGGGGTCGGCTTCGACCGCGAGATCTTGCGCCAGGCCGGGATCGCCGAGGCGTACGGCTTCGCCGCCGTCTCCTCCGGGGACAATTCCAACGTGTTGGCTGCCCGCGTGGTCCGCGAGACCTTCGGGGTGGACAACGTTGTGGCCCGCATTTACGACCCGGACCGGGCGGAGGTCTACCAGCGCCTCGGCATTGCGACGGTGGCGACGGTCCCCTGGGCCGCTGACCAGGTGCTCCGCGCGGTCCTGCCGTCCGGCGCGGCCGGCGAATACCAGGACCCGAGCGGCCATCTCACGTTGGCCCGGTTCGACCTGCACCCCGATTGGGTGGGCGCGGATCTCGCCGCCGTGGAGCGCGCCGCGGGCGGCCGCACCGCCTTCCTGTCCCGCTTCGGCCAGGCGATCCTCCCCACCAAGGAAACCGTCTACCAGGCCGGGGACGTGGTCTACCTGATGGTTCCAACGGACCGCCTGCTCGCCGCCGAACGAACGCTGGCCCGGCCGCCGGAGCCCGAGTCATGATGAAAATCCTGGTCGCGGGCGCCGGCTCAGTGGGCCGGTCGATCGCCCGCGAGTTGTTGGCGAACGGCCACGAGGTCATCATCATTGACAAGAATCCCGCCGCCATGAAGGTCGCCTCGGTCCCGGACGCGGACTGGATTCTGGCGGACGCCAACGAGTTGCGCACCCTGACCGAGGCCAAGTTGGAGGAGGT includes:
- a CDS encoding APC family permease, translating into MPDVMGALGRLVMGRPTREFAPRAKPRPLRIRYALPLLAPDALSSVAYAPDEILLTLAAAGLAGVSLSPWVGLAIGVIMAVVIASYRQTIKEYPEGGGDYAVAKQNLGLAAGGLVGGAAMVDSLLTVAVSVSCGAQYLAAVLPAIEDHTRLVAVGLVALIMLASLRGLKALDNTVILAVYGFIGALALTALVGGIEALAGSLGPAPADGLELVPASGFANGLTALGGAFLALRAFSSGAVALAGVQTISTGVQRFRDPKARNAARSLAFLGVACAGLLIGTLVLADRVGAVFVANPAAQLRYPDGRPVPADFHQDPLWAQIADTVFAGARPVYVMVIALVGLLLILAASSAFRWVPALMSMLAQDEFLPKQFYRRSDRRVAAHGTVTLGVGSAALIWLMGASVTRLIQLYIVGVFLSFTISQLGMLRHWNAKLPLAKTPVERRRMVFSRAVNAVGLALTAVALVIVVVTKFSHGAWISLGLVGLAFWMMVSIRHHYRQVDAELKLPRGARTDLGPPSRVHGIVLVSAMNRATARALAYARATRPSSLEALTVAVDNAHVWELRRAWDRANVPVTLRILDSPSREITRPLIDHITALRRRAPRDMVVLYIPEKVVRHWWERWLHNRSAARLTARLRHLPGVVVATVPWQLDQPGGGGV
- a CDS encoding TrkA family potassium uptake protein; protein product: MHFIVMGCGRVGAAAATALEAHGHTVAVIDQEPAAFRRLPPDFAGQRVTGVGFDREILRQAGIAEAYGFAAVSSGDNSNVLAARVVRETFGVDNVVARIYDPDRAEVYQRLGIATVATVPWAADQVLRAVLPSGAAGEYQDPSGHLTLARFDLHPDWVGADLAAVERAAGGRTAFLSRFGQAILPTKETVYQAGDVVYLMVPTDRLLAAERTLARPPEPES